From the Desulfomonilaceae bacterium genome, one window contains:
- a CDS encoding hydrogenase iron-sulfur subunit encodes MDHKIGVYIDTGYGIGEALDIEALSSVATSEFKATVCRADSYWSDPEKLAIIRNDIATEGLTAVIIAGPSSRVFQKEFTFENIITERINLREHVVWCHPANDEDTQMLAEDYMRMGITKTSKYEDRPSFTEPQEKSVLVIGGGITGLTASLGAANAGYQVYLVEKEPKLGGWLNKFSKVFTGRPPYDQLVDSPAPEKIKAVESNDKIKVFLGSRVFSISGAPGMFDVIIRPDGPWIEELDATQNRWLAEKKARESKGTEEPEPAQTSQEEAAKLPPVPETLDFDHQQVAVGSVVLAAGWRPQEPSGLEKFGYGAYPDVITNIQMEELAARGKLVRPSDGKQVNTIAFVEMVDAQIEHPWLYNSAVGSLVALKQAHYLRKSNPNGKAYIFYENMRAPGQYEKFYRSLQDDPGVFMSKGTPVAVTNGGSSLTVELKDTLLGETLKVKADLVVLSTGMVPVTKDSAVLNLKYRQGPFLPENPYGFNDSHFICFPYETQRTGIYTAGCVKGPQDILSCETDAMGAALKAIQCAELVSQGKAVHPRAGDESFPQIFTQRCTQCKRCTEECPFGAYDEKPDGTPLPNPSRCRRCAICMGSCPERIISFRDHSVDMIGSMVKSIDVPDEYAEKPRVLVFICENDALPAIDMAGINRLTYSSYVRFIPLRCLGNINMVWIADALSKGIDGIMLIGCKYGDDYQCHFVKGSELAEYRMSKISETLQRLVLESDRIRVHQLAIDEYSTVPKLIDDFMETLSGFDPNPYKGF; translated from the coding sequence ATGGACCACAAAATTGGAGTATATATCGACACTGGTTATGGGATCGGCGAAGCCTTGGACATAGAAGCCCTATCCTCCGTCGCCACTTCTGAATTCAAAGCCACTGTATGTAGGGCGGATTCCTATTGGAGCGATCCTGAAAAACTCGCGATCATCCGGAACGATATCGCCACAGAAGGACTGACCGCTGTTATTATTGCAGGGCCGTCCTCAAGGGTTTTTCAAAAAGAATTTACCTTCGAAAACATCATTACTGAGCGGATAAACTTAAGAGAACATGTAGTCTGGTGTCACCCTGCGAATGATGAAGATACACAGATGCTTGCCGAAGATTACATGCGAATGGGGATAACTAAAACCAGTAAATATGAAGACAGGCCTTCTTTTACTGAACCTCAGGAAAAGAGCGTTTTGGTAATAGGTGGAGGCATAACGGGTCTTACAGCCTCTTTGGGAGCAGCAAATGCGGGCTACCAAGTGTATCTTGTTGAAAAGGAGCCAAAGCTCGGAGGATGGCTCAACAAATTTTCAAAGGTATTTACTGGGAGGCCTCCTTATGACCAGCTAGTTGACTCGCCGGCCCCGGAGAAAATTAAGGCCGTCGAGAGTAACGACAAGATTAAGGTCTTCCTTGGATCGAGAGTTTTTAGCATCTCCGGCGCTCCTGGTATGTTTGATGTGATAATAAGACCAGATGGGCCATGGATTGAAGAACTGGATGCGACCCAGAACCGATGGCTTGCTGAAAAAAAGGCCAGGGAAAGCAAAGGGACCGAAGAGCCAGAACCCGCCCAAACATCGCAGGAAGAGGCCGCCAAACTTCCTCCGGTTCCTGAGACCTTGGACTTTGATCATCAACAAGTGGCTGTGGGCTCAGTTGTTCTAGCGGCAGGATGGCGGCCTCAGGAACCGTCAGGATTGGAAAAATTTGGTTATGGCGCCTATCCGGATGTCATCACCAACATTCAGATGGAAGAACTGGCGGCAAGAGGAAAACTGGTCAGACCTTCAGACGGCAAACAAGTCAACACGATCGCATTTGTGGAAATGGTTGACGCTCAGATTGAGCATCCGTGGTTGTATAATTCGGCGGTCGGCTCATTGGTAGCCCTTAAACAGGCCCACTATCTCAGAAAGTCGAATCCAAACGGCAAGGCTTACATTTTCTATGAAAACATGAGGGCTCCCGGGCAGTACGAGAAATTCTATCGATCCCTGCAGGATGATCCTGGAGTTTTCATGTCCAAGGGGACACCCGTAGCGGTAACCAATGGCGGCTCATCATTGACTGTTGAACTCAAGGATACCCTCCTTGGAGAAACCCTTAAAGTAAAGGCGGACCTGGTTGTGCTTTCGACTGGTATGGTACCAGTAACCAAGGACTCGGCTGTATTGAACCTGAAATATCGTCAAGGCCCGTTCCTACCGGAAAATCCATATGGATTCAACGATTCTCATTTCATATGCTTTCCTTATGAAACCCAGAGGACAGGTATTTATACGGCCGGCTGCGTAAAAGGTCCGCAGGACATCCTGAGTTGTGAGACAGACGCTATGGGAGCCGCTTTGAAGGCTATTCAATGCGCCGAATTGGTTTCTCAAGGAAAAGCTGTTCATCCTAGGGCGGGTGATGAATCATTCCCGCAGATCTTTACTCAAAGATGCACCCAATGCAAGCGCTGCACAGAGGAGTGCCCATTCGGAGCTTACGACGAGAAACCGGATGGCACGCCATTGCCGAATCCTTCAAGATGTAGGCGTTGCGCTATATGTATGGGGTCATGTCCTGAGCGAATCATCTCATTTAGAGATCATTCAGTGGACATGATTGGCTCGATGGTAAAATCAATCGACGTTCCGGACGAATATGCTGAGAAACCCAGGGTACTCGTGTTTATTTGCGAAAATGACGCTTTGCCGGCCATAGACATGGCGGGCATCAATCGGCTTACGTACAGTTCGTATGTTCGTTTCATCCCGTTGCGGTGCCTGGGGAACATCAACATGGTATGGATTGCGGACGCGCTTTCCAAAGGAATCGACGGGATTATGCTTATTGGCTGCAAATATGGCGACGACTACCAGTGTCACTTTGTTAAAGGGAGTGAACTGGCCGAGTATCGAATGAGTAAAATCAGCGAAACGTTGCAAAGATTGGTTCTAGAATCAGATAGGATCCGGGTGCATCAGCTTGCTATTGATGAGTACTCGACAGTGCCGAAGCTGATTGATGATTTTATGGAAACACTCTCTGGATTTGACCCCAATCCATACAAAGGCTTCTAA
- a CDS encoding FAD-dependent oxidoreductase, producing MAGDKTVLVVGGGISGITAAVEAAEAGCKVILVERLPYLGGRVARMNKYFPKLCPPTCGLEINFKRIKKNPDITVYTLASVESVSGGKGAYTATVKIMPRYVEDRSGTSKCVEDCPVDIPNEFNYGMDLTKAVRLPYEMAYPMHLVADVEALKKIRGSADFNSFVESLEAKGMKLDLEAQPETIKVEASSIVWATGWVPYDATKLDKLGFGKYPNVITNVMMERLAAMNGPTCGEIVRPSDGKKVYNLAFVQCAGSRDENHLPYCSSICCLASLKQATYLRDYNPDAEAHIFYIDLRAYGRFEFFFDRVRNDEKIHLTKGKIVNIYEDPVTRDVIVEGEDIVSGSRIRRTFDMVVLATGMQPTTSLEKVPASGVEYDEYGFLVSDVGIHAAGVSKRPMDVGTCLQDSTGAALKALQDTVGR from the coding sequence ATGGCTGGAGACAAGACCGTTTTGGTCGTAGGGGGCGGTATAAGTGGAATCACGGCTGCGGTGGAAGCCGCGGAGGCGGGTTGTAAGGTGATCCTGGTTGAAAGACTGCCCTATCTCGGGGGTCGAGTAGCCCGGATGAACAAGTACTTTCCGAAGCTTTGTCCTCCCACGTGCGGCCTAGAGATCAATTTCAAGAGAATCAAGAAAAACCCGGACATTACCGTTTACACACTTGCTAGCGTTGAAAGTGTCAGTGGGGGCAAAGGCGCTTACACTGCCACTGTCAAGATCATGCCGAGATATGTCGAAGATCGATCCGGAACCTCGAAATGTGTCGAGGATTGCCCAGTTGATATTCCCAACGAATTTAATTATGGGATGGACTTGACCAAGGCGGTTCGCTTACCTTACGAGATGGCCTATCCCATGCATTTGGTGGCGGATGTCGAAGCATTGAAGAAAATTAGAGGATCCGCTGATTTTAACAGTTTTGTTGAATCCTTGGAAGCCAAAGGGATGAAATTGGATCTGGAAGCGCAGCCGGAAACCATAAAGGTTGAGGCTTCGTCAATTGTCTGGGCGACCGGCTGGGTTCCTTACGACGCTACGAAACTTGACAAGCTTGGATTCGGAAAATATCCAAATGTAATCACGAATGTGATGATGGAACGCCTCGCGGCTATGAACGGCCCGACGTGCGGCGAAATTGTCAGGCCGTCCGATGGGAAGAAGGTTTACAATTTGGCTTTTGTGCAATGCGCAGGGTCGAGAGACGAAAACCATCTGCCGTACTGCTCGTCGATTTGTTGCCTGGCATCTTTGAAACAGGCCACATATCTGAGAGATTATAATCCGGACGCAGAGGCTCACATCTTTTATATAGACCTAAGGGCTTACGGACGTTTTGAATTCTTTTTCGACAGAGTTCGTAATGACGAAAAGATTCATCTGACCAAAGGCAAGATAGTCAACATATATGAAGATCCTGTTACCAGAGATGTGATTGTCGAAGGTGAAGACATAGTTTCAGGGTCCAGAATCCGACGAACATTCGATATGGTGGTTCTTGCCACTGGCATGCAACCGACTACTAGCCTGGAAAAGGTTCCCGCTTCTGGGGTGGAATACGACGAATACGGCTTCCTCGTTTCGGATGTGGGAATTCACGCTGCAGGAGTTTCAAAAAGACCTATGGATGTAGGAACTTGTCTGCAAGATTCGACCGGGGCAGCCCTGAAAGCGCTTCAGGATACGGTGGGGAGGTAA